From a region of the Solanum stenotomum isolate F172 chromosome 2, ASM1918654v1, whole genome shotgun sequence genome:
- the LOC125854284 gene encoding probable splicing factor 3A subunit 1, whose translation MFGTTTILPLPAPPLDGNLGPIPPAQVVEEPEDDTMEENEEDNNRANKVPTSVATHTRTIGIIYPPPDIRSIVDKTSQFVAKNGPEFEKRIVLNNAGNAKFNFLNASDPYHAYYQHRLADARAQNQASGEQPTQPDDNEAVPAPPTADGAEATAKPDPSAPFRPVRKVLEPPEAEQYTVRLPEGITGEELDIIKLTAQFVARNGKSFLTGLTSREINNPQFHFLKPTHSMFMFFTSLADAYSKVLMPPKGLTDKLQKSAADMTTVLERCLHRLEWERSQEQARQKAEDEIEQERVQMAMIDWHDFVVVETIDFADDEDQDLPPPMTLEEVIRRSKMPTLEEEEYVEPGKEVEMEMDEEEVQLVEEGMRAATLEENGGIRSAEAMAIPVEQDPPMRIVKNWKRPEERILAERDPTKYVVSPITGELIPINEMSEHMRISLIDPKYKEQKDRMFAKIKETTLAQDDEISRNIVGLARTRPDIFGTTEEEVSNAVKAEIEKKTEEPKQVIWDGHTGSIGRTANQAMSQNSDEQNDAANDARNFPGPQAPPPPRPGFPSIRPLPPPPGLALNIPRPPNTVQYSAPGVAAPPPPRPPMVNMIPQVRPPPPPMPQMPGQQNLMVNRPPMPPSMGMNSHSLPIPPPPGSQFTPLGAPRPFVPHPMSQPGMSMVPPPPMPQGMPPPPPPEEAPPLPEEPEPKRQKLDESILIPEDQFLAQHSGPARINVSVPNTDEGNLKGQVLEITVQSLSETIASLKEKISGEIQLPANKQKLSGKAGFLKDNLSLAYYNVASGETLGLSLRERGGRKR comes from the exons ATGTTTGGCACCACAACAATATTGCCCCTTCCGGCTCCCCCGTTGGATGGGAATCTGGGACCAATACCTCCAGCTCAGGTGGTAGAGGAACCAGAGGATGATACCATGGAAGAGAATGAAGAGGACAACAATAGAGCCAACAAGGTTCCAACATCTGTTGCTACACATACGAGAACTATTGGTATCATTTACCCTCCTCCAGATATTAGAAGTATTGTTGATAAAACTTCGCAGTTTGTTGCGAAGAATGGTCCGGAATTTGAGAAGAGAATTGTTCTAAATAACGCTGGCAATGCAAAATTTAACTTCTTGAATGCCTCTGATCCTTACCATGCCTATTATCAGCACCGTTTGGCTGATGCTCGCGCACAGAATCAGGCTTCTGGAGAGCAGCCTACTCAGCCAGATGACAATGAAGCAGTCCCTGCTCCTCCTACCGCTGATGGTGCTGAGGCAACTGCTAAACCTGATCCATCAGCTCCGTTTAGACCTGTCAGAAAGGTTCTCGAGCCACCTGAGGCAGAGCAATATACTGTAAGACTCCCTGAAGGGATCACAGGTGAAGAACTGGATATTATTAAGCTTACAGCACAATTTGTGGCCAGAAATGGGAAGTCTTTCTTAACAGGGTTAACAAGCAGGGAGATTAATAATCCCCAATTTCATTTTCTAAAGCCTACTCACAGCATGTTCATGTTTTTTACTTCACTTGCGGATGCGTATTCAAAAGTTCTGATGCCTCCCAAAGGCTTGACGGATAAGCTGCAGAAGAGTGCTGCTGACATGACAACAGTCCTAGAGCGATGTCTGCATCGGTTGGAATGGGAAAGGTCACAGGAGCAGGCTAGACAAAAAGCTGAAGATGAGATAGAACAGGAGAGGGTGCAGATGGCTATGATTGATTGGcatgattttgttgttgttgagactATAGATTTTGCTGATGACGAGGATCAGGATTTACCTCCACCTATGACCCTCGAGGAGGTTATAAGGAGGAGCAAGATGCCTACATTGGAGGAAGAAGAGTATGTTGAGCCTGGAAAAGAGGTGGAAATGGAGATGGATGAAGAAGAGGTGCAGCTAGTTGAAGAAGGTATGCGAGCTGCGACTCTTGAAGAGAATGGTGGTATCAGGAGTGCTGAAGCCATGGCAATTCCAGTGGAACAGGACCCACCAATGCGGATTGTGAAGAACTGGAAGAGGCCTGAAGAGAGGATCCTGGCAGAAAGGGACCCAACTAAGTATGTTGTCTCTCCTATAACCGGTGAGCTAATACCTATTAATGAGATGTCTGAACATATGAGGATCTCTCTCATTGATCCAAAGTATAAGGAACAGAAGGACAGGATGTTTGCGAAGATTAAGGAGACGACTCTTGCGCAGGATGATGAGATTTCTAGGAACATTGTTGGACTTGCAAGAACCCGTCCGGATATATTTGGTACCACGGAAGAAGAAGTTTCAAATGCGGTCAAGGCTGAGATTGAGAAAAAGACGGAAGAGCCGAAGCAAGTCATATGGGATGGTCACACAGGTAGCATTGGTCGCACTGCGAACCAGGCAATGTCTCAGAACAGTGATGAACAGAATGATGCTGCAAATGATGCAAGAAACTTTCCTGGACCGCAGGCTCCTCCACCTCCCAGACCCGGTTTTCCATCTATTAGGCCACTACCTCCACCACCTGGGCTTGCACTGAATATTCCTAGGCCTCCTAATACAGTCCAGTATTCTGCTCCTGGGGTTGCTGCTCCGCCTCCACCTCGACCTCCTATGGTTAACATGATTCCTCAGGTTCGGCCCCCACCTCCTCCCATGCCACAGATGCCAGGTCAGCAAAATCTCATGGTGAATCGCCCTCCAATGCCTCCATCGATGGGTATGAATTCTCATAGCCTTCCAATTCCACCACCTCCTGGATCACAGTTTACACCTTTGGGAGCACCTCGACCCTTTGTTCCCCACCCGATGTCCCAGCCCGGAATGTCTATGGTCCCGCCGCCTCCTATGCCCCAAGGAATGCCGCCACCCCCTCCACCTGAGGAAGCCCCTCCTCTCCCTGAAGAGCCAGAGCCGAAGAGGCAAAAGCTTGATGAGTCTATTCTCATTCCTGAAGACCAGTTCTTGGCTCAGCACTCG GGACCTGCAAGGATCAATGTATCTGTGCCGAATACTGATGAAGGGAATCTCAAAGGACAGGTTCTGGAAATCACAGTGCAATCTCTGTCCGAAACCATTGCCAGTCTAAAAGAGAAGATTTCTGGGGAGATCCAGCTGCCCGCGAACAAACAAAAACTGAGTGGAAAGGCTGGTTTTCTCAAGGACAACTTGTCTCTTGCGTACTATAATGTTGCATCTGGAGAAACACTCGGTCTCTCACTAAGAGAACGTGGTGGGAGAAAGAGATGA
- the LOC125856288 gene encoding MLP-like protein 28, with amino-acid sequence MIASMEMKCGEGSFFDIFHTSTHQVPNICPKNIVHFEIHEGEIVKTGSIVSWKYNEAGQEMYMKHLIEAVDPHKKLIKWKVIEGDLLELYNYFDYTTSCDHQWTTWTIEYEKKTEDTPEPLIHLSNIFDMTKDIEGHLLQKYKRLEVENMGLKGKLIASIEMNCGGGSFFDIFHTNTHQVPNISPRTIGHFEIHEGEIVKTGSIVSWKYIEAGQHKYMKQLIEAIDPHKKLIKWKIIEGDLLELYNYFDYTTSCDHQWTTWTIEYEKKTEDTPEPIIHFRNILDMTKDVEAHLLQK; translated from the exons ATGATTGCTTCAATGGAGATGAAGTGTGGCGAGGGCTcgttttttgatatttttcacaCTAGTACTCACCAGGTACCCAATATATGTCCTAAAAATATCGTCCATTTTGAGATTCATGAAGGTGAAATCGTAAAGACTGGTTCGATTGTTAGTTGGAAATATAACGAAG CTGGACAAGAAATGTATATGAAGCACTTAATTGAAGCCGTCGATCCTCACAAGAAATTGATCAAATGGAAAGTTATTGAAGGAGATTTATTAGAGTTGTATAATTACTTTGATTATACAACATCTTGTGACCACCAATGGACTACTTGGACAATTGAATACGAAAAGAAAACTGAAGACACCCCAGAACCCCTCATTCACTTGAGTAATATCTTTGACATGACCAAGGATATAGAGGGTCACCTTCTCCAGAAata TAAAAGGTTAg aagtagaaaatatgggtttgAAAGGTAAGTTAATTGCTTCAATAGAGATGAATTGTGGAGGGGGCTcgttttttgatatttttcacaCCAATACTCATCAGGTACCCAATATAAGTCCTAGGACTATCGGCCATTTTGAGATTCATGAAGGTGAAATCGTAAAAACTGGTTCGATTGTTAGTTGGAAATATATCGAAG CCGGACAACATAAGTATATGAAGCAATTAATTGAAGCCATCGATCCTCACAAGAAATTGATCAAATGGAAAATTATTGAAGGAGACTTATTAGAGTTGTATAATTACTTTGATTATACAACATCTTGTGACCACCAATGGACTACTTGGACAATTGAATACGAAAAGAAAACTGAAGACACCCCAGAACCCATCATTCACTTCCGTAATATCCTTGACATGACCAAGGATGTAGAGGCTCACCTTCTCCAGAAatag